A single genomic interval of Deinococcus betulae harbors:
- a CDS encoding replication initiator protein A, producing the protein MTTERRRKAKSNRLAQHLTEANVARLGLISIQERIPADFTRWEVEFEVDGRQGQLSCFSPAEYGGVPHGLDGDLANALIDLFIEQGASEDGVVTTTASQLLLRAGLHNNGHYHHVLTASLRRLKQATYTMSHAWRDHEQQRWTSGTFSYILAYEVTSTERDTVTEGAILSITLARQIVKSIRSKYVKPLDYVLLTSLERPLTRALYRLLDARRYDAQELVPSASVYQVNLLEWAAECKIVDQRTDKIRRTLEGAHTELKERGYLQDVLIEGRGRKQTLTYVFGATAVERTEDPEVVAQLVGHRVARPVARKLVATHGEAHVLARLKRFRALLASGYKARSPSAVLVDVIQDTEGKYQDPLLTGEIHTPTKSAVVAVPAVDVEKEEQQRTEAFQALPLLAQADQALSTLQLLLKNRLDTAQYAQLRDALADGRADAGQVVKAVTKAVFERRVDEAVQDIFLLIGSESS; encoded by the coding sequence ATGACCACTGAGCGCAGACGCAAAGCAAAATCGAACCGTCTCGCACAGCACCTGACCGAGGCGAATGTGGCTCGGCTCGGCCTCATCAGCATTCAGGAGCGCATTCCGGCAGACTTCACCCGCTGGGAAGTGGAGTTTGAGGTGGATGGCCGTCAGGGTCAACTCTCCTGTTTCAGTCCAGCCGAGTATGGGGGCGTTCCTCATGGCCTGGACGGTGACCTGGCCAACGCCCTGATTGACCTGTTTATCGAGCAGGGCGCTTCGGAGGATGGGGTGGTGACCACAACCGCCAGTCAACTGCTCCTGAGGGCGGGACTACACAACAACGGGCATTACCACCACGTCCTCACGGCTTCGCTCCGGCGGCTGAAGCAGGCGACCTACACCATGAGTCACGCCTGGCGTGACCACGAGCAGCAGCGCTGGACCAGCGGCACCTTCAGCTACATCCTGGCGTACGAGGTGACCTCGACAGAACGCGACACCGTGACGGAGGGGGCAATCCTTTCAATCACGCTGGCGCGCCAGATCGTGAAGTCGATCCGGTCGAAGTACGTGAAGCCCCTGGACTATGTGCTTCTGACCTCGCTGGAGCGGCCGCTGACCCGGGCGCTGTACCGCCTTCTGGATGCCCGCCGTTACGACGCGCAGGAACTGGTGCCGTCAGCCAGCGTCTATCAGGTCAACCTGCTGGAGTGGGCTGCAGAGTGCAAGATCGTCGATCAGCGCACCGATAAGATTCGGCGAACGCTGGAAGGTGCCCACACGGAACTGAAGGAGCGCGGCTATCTCCAGGACGTGCTGATCGAAGGGCGGGGCCGCAAGCAGACATTGACGTATGTCTTTGGGGCCACGGCTGTGGAGCGCACGGAAGACCCTGAGGTGGTCGCGCAACTGGTGGGTCACCGCGTGGCCCGGCCAGTGGCTAGGAAACTCGTGGCTACGCATGGTGAGGCGCATGTGTTGGCCCGACTCAAGCGGTTCCGCGCGCTTCTGGCGTCTGGGTACAAGGCCCGCAGTCCATCGGCGGTCCTTGTGGACGTGATTCAGGATACTGAGGGGAAATATCAGGATCCGCTGCTGACTGGGGAGATTCATACTCCTACCAAATCGGCCGTGGTGGCGGTGCCAGCGGTTGACGTAGAAAAGGAAGAGCAGCAGCGAACCGAAGCTTTTCAGGCGCTGCCGCTGCTGGCACAGGCTGATCAGGCGCTGTCGACCCTCCAACTTCTTTTGAAGAATCGGTTGGACACGGCCCAGTATGCTCAGCTCAGAGACGCTCTGGCAGATGGGCGGGCAGACGCTGGCCAGGTTGTCAAAGCCGTGACGAAAGCCGTGTTCGAGCGTCGGGTCGATGAGGCAGTGCAGGACATCTTTCTCCTCATAGGCAGTGAGAGCTCTTGA
- a CDS encoding type II secretion system protein GspD translates to MRLHTLTLALLLAFSPVAAAATTPTPVTVIRAGDTIVIQSTDQIRYQTDPLTRRLVLPETVLAPGTALPDGLTWTREDGTLQFVIPDGTTYALSPDGRSLILTPPGQRAVSPIPTDERAPIFYPLSYAEPGMVAGLLQTIYPGTRVVVDTRQRSLIVIANPADRTLILSVLGQLDTSRPQIQFEAEILEVNRDTTDSLGIQYDSIFTFKLNEGEGLSLKKIGTIGRSPLSLSIGINLLKTSGAAQVLARPRITTIDGLEARINSTQTTPVVTSNSSGGTSVQSITTGITLRMTPKVAPDGTVETNLTISVSVPTGTTSQGVPQFSTREATTTVRVGNGEPIAIGGLMEDRTVTGEQKVPLLGDIPLLGKLFTTTRTDTRRSDLIIVVTPRLVMSANETPPALAPTAAPTQP, encoded by the coding sequence ATGCGCCTGCACACCCTGACCTTGGCCCTCCTGCTCGCCTTCTCTCCCGTGGCCGCAGCGGCAACGACACCGACACCCGTCACTGTGATTCGCGCGGGTGACACCATCGTCATCCAGTCGACCGACCAGATCCGGTATCAGACCGACCCCCTGACCCGCCGGCTGGTGCTGCCAGAGACCGTGCTGGCCCCCGGCACGGCGCTGCCCGACGGACTGACCTGGACCCGAGAAGACGGCACGCTCCAATTCGTGATTCCGGACGGCACGACGTACGCCCTGAGTCCTGACGGCCGCAGTCTGATCCTGACCCCCCCGGGCCAGCGCGCCGTCTCGCCGATTCCCACCGATGAGCGTGCCCCGATTTTCTATCCACTGAGTTACGCGGAGCCGGGCATGGTCGCGGGCCTCCTCCAGACCATCTACCCGGGCACCCGGGTGGTGGTGGACACCCGGCAGCGCAGCTTAATCGTGATTGCCAATCCAGCGGACCGCACGCTCATTCTGAGCGTGCTTGGGCAGCTGGACACCAGCCGGCCGCAGATTCAGTTTGAGGCGGAGATCCTGGAAGTCAACCGGGACACGACCGACAGCCTGGGGATTCAGTACGACAGCATCTTCACCTTCAAGCTGAACGAGGGCGAAGGGTTGTCGCTGAAAAAGATCGGCACGATTGGCCGCAGTCCACTCAGTCTGAGCATCGGCATCAACCTGCTGAAGACGAGTGGGGCCGCGCAGGTGCTCGCCCGGCCCCGGATCACGACCATTGACGGGCTGGAAGCGCGCATCAACTCGACGCAGACGACGCCAGTGGTGACGTCGAACAGCAGTGGGGGAACGAGCGTGCAGAGCATCACGACCGGGATCACGCTGCGCATGACGCCGAAGGTGGCCCCGGACGGAACGGTGGAAACGAACCTGACGATCAGCGTGAGTGTGCCGACGGGGACGACGAGTCAGGGGGTGCCGCAGTTCAGCACGCGGGAAGCGACGACGACCGTGCGGGTGGGGAACGGGGAACCGATTGCGATTGGGGGCCTGATGGAAGACCGGACGGTGACGGGAGAGCAGAAGGTACCGCTGCTGGGGGATATCCCGCTGCTGGGCAAACTGTTCACGACGACGCGCACGGACACGCGCCGGAGTGACCTGATCATCGTGGTGACGCCCAGATTGGTCATGAGCGCGAATGAAACGCCGCCCGCGCTGGCCCCGACCGCAGCGCCGACGCAGCCCTGA
- a CDS encoding S8 family serine peptidase → MKRHATSAALLLLTGLLTGCGDETPTTKDEVVLTAALPSPATPGQEVTLYGRLPKDARQVVLKTEQGEATTLTATSIADGLVFTLPTTVRADLYEVSLSTVQDQTVTLDVVPQLETVTLDGRTLTVQGNGWGTQVKAAVLEVNGQRLSPTVSGQTLTVMVNSSATGSNLATELYGVLTVRLLVGERASEPVTIRKEAVKVTGTVRRPGTQSLAGLGQPAPRVPSAPEPTAVLLVGPEARVPQTGLVSSRAVLDRQVATYTTVQAATAALAQLRRQGIGAEYDQPVRVQDDRRVEPLATTDRQWHWSRLGVTDAWSRTQGQGVTVAVVDTGVALSHPDLQANLLPGRDFVDDDRVPQDVSGHGTHVAGLIGANGQVQGAAPDAKLLPVRVIGPSGGTVSALVRGLLWAAGLEPDDPNPTPAQVINLSLGTPEYSDLLTQAVQKVLDAGVLVVAASGNDGGLPYAPANIPGVIAVTSVNGPVTTYQPGYANRGPGTRIAAYGGDLNADQDGNGERDGILSTDLDATGKPAYALRQGTSMASPQVAGIAALLLAQGTPRQTVKALLESSATDLGVPGLDLTTGWGLVNARATQQDPDTYVVALNEQGQVITYARTTNGQFTLQSLPPDQPVSFQAGTDQDADGVLGEAGELLSRPLTRATPKGQVGQADLTLEPATGQTPLTLPR, encoded by the coding sequence GTGAAGCGGCACGCCACGAGTGCCGCCCTCCTGCTCCTGACGGGCCTCCTCACCGGCTGTGGGGACGAAACGCCGACCACCAAGGACGAGGTTGTCCTCACAGCCGCCTTGCCGTCGCCCGCCACCCCCGGGCAAGAGGTCACCCTCTACGGCCGGCTACCCAAGGACGCCCGGCAAGTCGTGCTCAAGACCGAGCAAGGCGAGGCCACCACGCTGACGGCCACGTCCATTGCTGATGGCCTGGTGTTTACCCTCCCCACGACTGTCCGGGCTGACCTCTACGAGGTCAGCCTCTCCACCGTCCAGGACCAGACCGTTACGCTCGACGTGGTGCCCCAGCTCGAGACTGTCACCCTGGACGGCCGCACCCTGACCGTGCAGGGCAATGGATGGGGCACCCAGGTCAAGGCAGCGGTGCTGGAGGTCAACGGCCAACGACTGTCTCCCACAGTGAGTGGCCAGACACTGACCGTCATGGTTAACAGCTCGGCCACCGGGTCAAATCTGGCGACCGAGCTGTACGGCGTCCTGACGGTCCGCCTGCTGGTGGGCGAACGGGCCAGTGAGCCGGTCACGATCCGCAAGGAAGCGGTGAAGGTGACGGGCACCGTGAGGCGCCCAGGGACGCAGAGCCTGGCGGGCCTGGGCCAGCCCGCCCCCCGGGTCCCCAGTGCCCCCGAACCCACGGCGGTCCTGCTGGTCGGTCCTGAGGCACGGGTGCCTCAGACGGGCCTCGTGTCCAGCCGCGCGGTCTTAGACCGTCAGGTGGCCACCTACACCACTGTCCAGGCCGCCACAGCCGCCCTGGCTCAGTTGCGGCGTCAAGGGATCGGCGCTGAGTACGACCAGCCGGTTCGCGTTCAGGATGACCGCCGGGTCGAACCGTTGGCGACGACCGACCGACAGTGGCACTGGTCGCGCCTCGGGGTGACCGACGCCTGGTCCCGAACCCAGGGCCAGGGCGTCACGGTGGCTGTCGTGGACACCGGGGTGGCCCTCAGCCACCCCGACCTGCAGGCGAATCTGCTGCCTGGACGGGATTTCGTTGACGACGACCGCGTGCCCCAGGACGTCAGTGGTCACGGCACCCATGTCGCGGGCCTGATCGGCGCGAACGGTCAGGTGCAGGGCGCCGCTCCGGACGCGAAGCTCCTCCCTGTGCGGGTCATTGGGCCCAGCGGGGGCACCGTGAGTGCCCTCGTCCGGGGCCTGCTCTGGGCCGCCGGTCTGGAGCCAGACGACCCCAATCCCACGCCAGCGCAAGTCATCAACCTGTCGCTGGGCACCCCGGAGTACAGCGACTTGCTGACCCAGGCGGTTCAGAAGGTCCTGGATGCGGGTGTCCTTGTAGTGGCCGCCAGCGGCAACGACGGGGGTCTGCCGTACGCGCCCGCCAACATTCCTGGGGTCATCGCGGTGACGAGTGTGAACGGCCCCGTGACCACCTATCAGCCGGGGTATGCCAACCGGGGACCGGGCACCCGCATCGCGGCGTACGGGGGCGACCTAAATGCCGATCAGGACGGCAATGGCGAGCGGGACGGCATCCTCTCGACAGATCTGGATGCAACCGGGAAGCCCGCCTACGCCCTGCGGCAGGGCACGAGCATGGCCTCACCCCAGGTGGCCGGGATCGCCGCCTTGCTGCTCGCGCAGGGCACCCCCCGACAGACCGTCAAGGCCCTTCTCGAAAGCAGTGCCACAGACCTCGGGGTGCCGGGCCTGGACCTGACCACCGGCTGGGGCCTGGTGAACGCCCGCGCGACCCAGCAGGATCCCGACACCTACGTGGTCGCGCTCAACGAGCAGGGGCAGGTCATCACGTACGCCCGCACCACGAACGGGCAGTTCACCCTGCAGAGCCTACCTCCAGACCAACCCGTGAGCTTCCAGGCCGGCACCGACCAGGACGCCGACGGCGTCCTGGGGGAAGCGGGGGAGCTGCTGAGCCGCCCGCTGACCCGCGCCACCCCGAAAGGTCAGGTCGGCCAGGCCGACCTGACCCTGGAACCGGCCACAGGCCAGACCCCCCTGACCCTGCCCCGCTGA
- a CDS encoding Ig-like domain-containing protein codes for MASRLPLVSLTTLMLLSSCGDGGPPPTVAVVTPANDAVLSGTTAVQVSLDDEVKGEVRVYARKRDSKETGVLIGSANSRPYLIRWNTAAYPVGSDLEIYAKGLVDGAEGVSTPVRVTLQNASAPTLEYLVAYNLPADFSALAVESRSPFSRLDPHQIRGASAAVPVAAVSSASLQAQVATNRTLWAEWSWKPVDGATGYRVLMSKKSVAGPYEVMKNQAASAGSVASERFQVQLKDSDIGDRVYGTVRSLGTATAESATSTAGAAVFLDAQQVASPANGQTVADGRPILTWPALQGVSGYLFFVCDRPCTRDGAKTVWTNYPDKLTSDLSAVYPAQSEPLLPGTYHWWVAGVRMEGGKAVSLSYSEQRRLVVP; via the coding sequence ATGGCTTCGCGTTTGCCACTGGTCTCGCTGACCACCTTGATGCTGCTCTCATCCTGTGGGGATGGTGGGCCACCCCCGACCGTCGCTGTCGTGACCCCCGCCAACGACGCGGTCCTCAGTGGCACCACGGCCGTTCAGGTCAGCCTGGACGACGAGGTCAAGGGTGAAGTTCGGGTCTATGCCCGGAAGCGCGACAGCAAAGAGACAGGTGTACTCATAGGCAGTGCGAACAGTCGGCCCTACCTGATTCGCTGGAATACAGCGGCGTATCCCGTCGGCAGCGACCTCGAGATCTACGCCAAAGGCTTGGTCGATGGGGCCGAAGGGGTCAGCACCCCGGTCCGGGTCACCCTCCAGAACGCCAGCGCGCCGACGCTGGAGTACCTGGTCGCCTACAATCTTCCGGCCGATTTCTCCGCGCTCGCCGTGGAGTCCCGTTCGCCCTTCAGCCGGCTGGATCCCCATCAGATCCGTGGCGCAAGCGCCGCGGTTCCAGTGGCTGCCGTTTCTTCCGCCTCTCTTCAGGCTCAGGTGGCCACCAACCGGACCCTGTGGGCCGAGTGGTCCTGGAAACCCGTTGACGGCGCCACCGGCTACCGGGTCTTGATGTCGAAGAAGAGCGTGGCTGGGCCCTACGAGGTCATGAAAAACCAGGCGGCCTCCGCCGGGAGTGTCGCGTCCGAGCGCTTTCAGGTCCAACTCAAGGACAGTGACATCGGCGACCGGGTGTACGGCACCGTCCGCAGCCTGGGGACCGCTACTGCGGAGTCGGCCACCTCCACAGCGGGCGCGGCCGTCTTCCTTGATGCCCAGCAGGTGGCCAGTCCGGCCAACGGCCAGACGGTGGCCGACGGACGCCCGATCCTGACCTGGCCCGCCCTGCAGGGCGTGAGTGGCTACCTGTTCTTCGTGTGTGACCGGCCCTGTACGCGCGACGGCGCCAAGACGGTCTGGACCAACTACCCCGACAAGCTGACCTCGGACCTCAGTGCCGTGTATCCCGCTCAGAGTGAGCCCCTCCTGCCCGGCACCTATCACTGGTGGGTGGCCGGGGTCCGGATGGAAGGGGGGAAAGCCGTCAGCCTGAGTTACAGCGAACAGCGCCGCCTGGTCGTGCCGTGA